In Mustela nigripes isolate SB6536 chromosome 2, MUSNIG.SB6536, whole genome shotgun sequence, a single window of DNA contains:
- the HHLA2 gene encoding HERV-H LTR-associating protein 2, with translation MKVQAVLSIILILVPSLSGFHDTFLLASPNLITADEEQIVIGRLGEDIILPCSFESEPEIVIHWKNQDNNVHSYYKGSDHLEAQDHRYTNRTSLFHGEMHKGNASLSLRRLSLLDEGIYLCYVGTTSRTFINKVVLKVGAFVTPVMKYEKRNTESFLICCVSSYPHPHISWKTENTTISESNKGEIETLDPLHVVSMINITGSNLSYECGIENPLLNQTWTGRWTMKDDLHKKQSEDFSLSCELTNSIFLLDQDFIVTWSKVERETSSILAYFLRSSQNTTIYEPRVSWNKERINQSDFFLTLKDLRVSDSGEYLCNISSSKYALLTTQTLHVVEQSQSRTWIITLSLVIFVFLAICIFCMFKRYNCSRRERSSVYTERANTADAEESKAFTEHPASSGK, from the exons ATACATTCCTTTTAGCTTCCCCTAATCTTATAACTGCTGATGAAGAGCAAATAGTCATTGGGAGACTTGGTGAAGATATAATTCTCCCTTGCTCATTTGAAAGTGAGCCTGAAATTGTAATTCACTGGAAAAATCAAGATAACAATGTTCACTCATACTACAAAGGCAGTGACCATTTGGAAGCGCAAGATCACAGATACACGAACAGGACATCCCTCTTCCATGGAGAAATGCACAAAGGGAATGCCTCTTTATCTTTAAGAAGATTAAGCCTTCTGGATGAAGGAATTTATTTATGCTATGTGGGAACAACATCTAGAACATTCATAAATAAAGTGGTACTAAAGGTGGGAG CTTTCGTCACACCTGTGATGAAATATGAAAAGAGGAACACAGAGAGCTTCTTAATATGCTGTGTGTCAAGTTATCCTCATCCACATATCTCATGGAAAACAGAGAACACAACCATCTCTGAAAGCAATAAGGGAGAAATCGAAACTTTGGATCCTCTTCATGTTGTCAGTATGATAAATATTACAGGATCAAATTTATCTTATGAATGTGGTATTGAAAACCCATTACTGAACCAAACATGGACAGGGAGATGGACAATGAAAG ATGACCTTCATAAAAAGCAAAGTGAAGATTTTTCACTTTCATGTGAACttacaaatagtatttttttactGGATCAAGACTTCATAGTCACTTGGTCCAAAGTGGAAAGAGAGACCTCCTCTATACTGGCTTACTTTCTGAGGTCCTCACAAAATACAACCATCTATGAACCCCGAGTCTCCTGGAACAAAGAGCGAATAAACCAGAGTGACTTTTTCTTGACTCTGAAGGATCTTAGAGTTTCAGACAGTGGGGAATACTTATGCAATATTTCTTCAAGCAAATACGCTTTACTTACCACCCAAACACTGCATGTAGTAG aacaGAGTCAAAGCAGAACCTGGATAATTACTCTGTCtttggtgatttttgttttcctggcaaTTTGCATATTCTGTATGTTTAAAAGATACAACTGTTCCAGGAGAG aaaGGTCTTCTGTCTATACTGAGAGGGCCAACACTGCTGATGCAGAAGAAAGCAAG GCTTTTACAGAACACCCAGCCAGCAGTGGAAAGTAA